From Chiroxiphia lanceolata isolate bChiLan1 chromosome 11, bChiLan1.pri, whole genome shotgun sequence, the proteins below share one genomic window:
- the TASOR gene encoding protein TASOR isoform X8: protein MTDAVIPSGGEMEREQHQRTEKTSAGVLGVGSNRAAAAEDTTQNGGRSESSSAGEALLVASAAAEDKVPTNLSITGSSQRRSSISTAHEQQQPPSGVLGGPPPLPKPPEDHQPVRRNFQIPRKSREKKALFQPVAPGSREFEDILKILHSSYLDASSVSNFRYKRASLVHSELLEKEFTEKRRELKCDGRLEKELSESYAFLMVDRCQIQSICEKGLQVGHSRISILGSPSMGVYISKYADLLQPNPLETGAAGDVIVFKIIKGKMKSIYDHIDMKAMESTVKSVLDPTPNHECHISKNAHKITSLLSYRAYERTQYYFYEYDFGEIRRRPRHVCPHAVVSFTYKGDMVQGPKFSSSSRPNTFNTDRRTEKSAVTVWRGQLWNKGKLVCHVSLKSATCSFPPCKLPEKLEVEKVVSIDELKKKISPALFFKETYQVGKEVLKDGLYCSLYEVVEKSRSGSHLEGLLQKLEKEKLVLVKPLLDRGFLFLLSPWQMMSPYDHQAGWSRVFHALFLFPEPRGVISSAQRSVPFGNSAPVVSHEKKEIIPESTRFISSLHFALIQARKEATAPFDLVVVVEKYVNEYLKKLFRGALKGREFKLREYSTRLDDKRYVYPAPRYKAHIDEYLQNYIFRCGTYPLPLSRAKELIERNLRPQQFSPISDYEATEDYSDFAKAKCVKRIHAKYEATAAKQKLLPSGDYDTERLKELINLIQCRKKNVGGDSDSEDPRIRSGLKRKLEKESESLHKYLKRSESSENICQYDGGRTSDSLHSVFSTNSGLGGHDADFRQQDGSDSAAADTHGLLKILLETLSTGGHLDSSLAQSVNQVLALSADEMEEDMRQNYEYESIPAQDHELPNTAQADSVNFKDPESLVILEPDVPCLPYPVSADLRLPDNEVGFEDMLQLQEASIGSLSTFEDCSPSAPIEHVHGSQHPNSDNTGEVGMHWKLIPITGLKSPEEPLVYLPPTDALPNDPRVINRQRSSDDQFPYSPFSDTQKGTAEDGHYTGQVEKPEDEYGLADHPFSAKHSISAVIETTLLEEYNLFARKIQEILQQKNIAYVSGMPTPVFSARERIMRLSEYICLKASDVSVQEYIETLNEKLHSVILASSCIKDTQPVYSSPEPSEVGSNTAANPVPDTLSVCRDADTALLPEPLGSTLLEDLHSSEQPSSSLPLVKEKMDHVNTKPEDQTSSSGDLVEPPEKTQKSPENLNISAQPAFSNIISQIKPEVFTSLVKIMKDVRKNTVKFYIHEEEESVLCREIKDYLIKLGNTECHPEQFLKRRADLDKLLIIIQNEDIANLIHKIPCLVTLKRLSCVSFAGVDSLDDVKNHTYNELFVSGGFVVSDESVLNPESITTDKLKQFLEFLEALNTPDGKWQWKVHCKIQKKLKELARMNANALSLLTLLNTYQKKHLVEILSYHNCDSQTRIAPDLDCLIRLQAQNIQQRHVVFLTEKNLKTFSSYVDNGIVVAAVDDFMENFKSLVGYHNSVTEQSCLPASGAHQRQSDAVLTLPPLELGVGISQH from the exons ATGACGGATGCCGTGATCCCCAGTGGTGGCGAGATGGAGCGGGAGCAGCATCAGCGGACGGAGAAGACCAGCGCGGGCGTCCTCGGAGTGGGGAGTAACAGAGCGGCAGCCGCTGAGGACACTACACAAAATGGCGGACGCTCTGAGAGCAGTAGCGCTGGGGAGGCGCTGCTGgtggcttctgctgctgcagaggacaAGGTCCCCACAAACCTCAGCATCACTGGCAGCAGCCAGCGCAGGAGCAGCATCTCGACGGCACATGAACAGCAGCAGCCGCCCAGCGGTGTGCTCGGGGGGCCGCCCCCTCTCCCTAAGCCCCCAGAAGACCACCAGCCTGTTAGGAGGAACTTTCAGATCcccaggaagagcagagaaaagaaag CACTCTTTCAGCCAGTAGCTCCAGGTTCTCGAGAATTTGAGGATATTTTGAAGATTCTGCATTCATCTTACTTGGATGCAAGTTCAGTGTCCAATTTTCGTTACAAGAGAGCCAGCTTAGTTCATAGTGAACTGTTGGAAAAGGAA TTCACAGAAAAACGCAGGGAGCTGAAATGTGATGGTCGCCTGGAAAAGGAGCTTTCTGAGAGCTACGCCTTCCTCATGGTGGATCGGTGTCAG ATCCAAAGCATATGTGAAAAGGGGCTGCAGGTTGGCCACTCCAGAATATCAATCCTCGGCAGCCCTTCCATGG GTGTATATATCTCCAAGTATGCTGATTTATTGCAGCCTAATCCTCTAGaaacaggagcagctggagatgtgattgtttttaaaataataaag ggaaaaatgaaaagcatctATGACCACATTGATATGAAAGCAATGGAATCAACTGTAAAGAGTGTGTTGGATCCAACCCCAAATCACGAGTGTCACATTTCAAAGAATGCACATAAAATAACCTCCTTGTTGTCTTATCGAGCCTATGAACGAACTCAG tactATTTTTATGAATATGACTTTGGTGAGATAAGGCGAAGACCAAGACATGTTTGTCCTCATGCTGTTGTTTCATTTACTTATAAAGGTGACATGGTGCAAGGACCAAAATTCTCGTCCTCATCAAG ACCAAACACCTTCAACACAGATAGAAGAACAG AGAAATCTGCTGTTACAGTATGGAGGGGACAGCTTTGGAATAAGGGCAAACTTGTGTGCCATGTTTCCTTAAAATCAGCAACATGTTCCTTCCCTCCATGCAAGCT CCCTGAGAAGCTTGAGGTTGAAAAGGTTGTCAGCATTGatgagctgaagaaaaaaatttcaccAGCGTTGTTCTTTAAAGAAACTTACCAAGTaggaaaagaag TGTTGAAGGACGGCCTGTACTGTAGCCTGTATGAAGTTGTGGAGAAGTCCCGTTCTGGGAGTCACTTGGAGGGTTTACTTCAAAAACTAGAGAAAGAGAAACTT GTTCTTGTGAAACCACTTCTGGACagaggatttctttttctcctttctccttggCAAATGATGTCCCCTTATG ACCACCAAGCTGGATGGTCCCGTGTGTTTCAtgcattatttctgtttccagagCCTAGAGGTGTAATTAGCTCAG cacaaagaagTGTTCCATTTGGAAATTCAGCTCCCGTGGTTTCgcatgaaaaaaaggaaatcattCCAGAATCCACAAGGTTTATTTCATCTCTACATTTTGCTTTAATCCAGGCTCGTAAAGAGGCTACTGCACCCTTTGatcttgttgttgttgttgaaaaGTATGTAAATGAGTATTTGAAAAAGCTCTTTCGTGGCGCTCTGAAGGGTAGAGAATTTAAATTACGTGAGTATTCGACGCGGTTGGATGACAAAAGATACGTTTATCCTGCTCCAAGATATAAAGCTCATATTGATGAATACTTGCAAAACTATATCTTCCGTTGTGGGACGTATCCGCTGCCTCTTTCTAGAGCTAAAGAACTGATTGAGAGGAATTTGAGACCTCAGCAGTTCAGTCCCATCTCAGACTATGAAGCCACAGAAGACTACTCGGATTTTGCCAAGGCAAAATGCGTGAAAAGAATCCATGCAAAATATGAAGCCACTGCTGCCAAGCAGAAGCTGCTTCCTTCTGGAGATTATGATACTGAAAGACTCAAAGAACTTATTAACTTAATCcagtgtaggaaaaaaaatgtaggtgGAGATTCTGATTCTGAAGACCCCAGAATTAGAAGTGGtctgaaaagaaagctggaaaaagagtctgaaagttTGCACAAATACTTAAAAAGGAGTGAATCTTCAGAGAATATTTGTCAGTATGATG GGGGCAGAACCTCGGATTCACTACACTCTGTTTTCTCAACTAATTCTGGTCTGGGTGGACACGATGCTGACTTCAGGCAGCAAGATGGATCcgattctgctgctgctgacacacATGGCCTCCTTAAAATACTTTTGGAAACACTATCTACTGGAGGACACTTGGATTCCTCATTGGCACAGTCTGTAAATCAAGTTTTAGCATTAAGCGCTGATGAAATGGAAGAGGATATGAGACAAAATTATGAATATGAATCCATTCCAGCTCAGGATCATGAGCTTCCTAATACTGCTCAGGCTGACAGTGTTAACTTCAAGGACCCTGAAAGCCTAGTGATTCTGGAACCTGATGTGCCATGTCTGCCCTACCCTGTCAGTGCTGATCTACGGCTTCCAGATAACGAAGTAGGCTTTGAAGACATGCTACAGTTACAA GAAGCAAGCATTGGAAGCCTAAGTACCTTTGAAGACTGCAGTCCTAGTGCACCTATAGAACATGTGCATGGCAGTCAACATCCCAACTCAGATAATACAGGAGAAGTTGGAATGCACTGGAAACTTATTCCAATTACAG GTCTGAAATCACCAGAAGAGCCACTGGTGTATTTGCCACCAACGGATGCCCTTCCTAATGACCCCCGGGTAATAAATAGACAGAGAAGTTCTGATGACCAGTTTCCATACTCTCCATTTTCAGACACACAAAAGGGGACAGCAGAAGATGGACATTATACAGGACAAGTGGAGAAACCTGAAGATGAGTATGGGCTAGCGGACCACCCTTTTTCAGCTAAGCATTCCATTAGTGCAGTAATAGAAACGACCCTGTTAGAAGAATATAATCTCTTTGCACGAAAGATTCAAGAAATTTTGCAGCAGAAGAACATTGCTTACGTTAGTGGGATGCCCACACCAGTCTTCTCTGCCCGAGAGAGGATAATGAGACTTTCAGAATACATATGTTTAAAGGCATCAGACGTGTCTGTCCAAGAATATATAGAGACACTGAATGAAAAGTTGCACAGTGTCATTTTGGCTTCTTCCTGCATTAAGGACACTCAACCCGTTTATTCTAGTCCTGAACCATCGGAAGTTGGGAGCAACACGGCAGCCAACCCTGTGCCCGACACACTGTCTGTGTGCAGGGACGCTGACACAGCGCTGTTACCAGAGCCACTGGGCAGTACCCTGCTGGAAGATCTGCACTCCAGTGAGCAGCCTTCATCAAGCTTGCCCCTagtgaaggagaaaatggaTCATGTGAACACTAAACCAGAGGATCAGACCTCTTCTAGTGGGGATCTGGTGGAGCCACCAGAGAAGACACAGAAATCCCCCGAGAACCTAAACATTTCAGCTCAACCAGCTTTTTCTAATATTATAAGCCAGATAAAACCTGAAGTATTTACCAGCTTGGTCAAAATTATGAAAGATGTACGGAAAAATACTGTCAAATTTTATATtcatgaagaggaagaaagcgTTCTTTGCAGAGAAATCAAG GATTATCTTATAAAGTTGGGTAATACAGAGTGCCATCCAGAGCAGTTCCTTAAGAGAAGAGCTGATTTAGATAAACTGTTGATCATCATCCAAAACGAAGACATCGCCAACCTCATCCATAAG atcCCATGCCTAGTAACTTTGAAGAGGCTCTCCTGTGTCAGCTTTGCGGGGGTTGATAGTTTGGATGACGTGAAAAATCACACTTACAATGAACTGTTTGTGTctggtggttttgttgtgtCGGATGAATCTGTCCTTAATCCAGAGTCCATCACTACAG ATAAACTAAAGCAATTCTTAGAGTTTCTGGAGGCTCTCAATACCCCAGATGGGAAATGGCAGTGGAAAGTCCactgcaaaatacaaaaaaaactgaaagagcTGGCGAG GATGAATGCCAATGCCCTGAGTCTGCTCACACTTCTGAACACCTATCAAAAGAAGCACTTGGTTGAGATTCTGTCTTACCATAACTGTGATTCTCAAACTCGAATTGCTCCAGACCTAGACTGTCTCATCAGGCTTCAGGCTCAAAACATACAACAGAGACATGTTGTCTTCTTAACAG AAAAGAACCTCAAAACATTCTCGAGTTATGTTGATAATGGCATAGTGGTTGCTGCTGTTGATGACTTTATGGAGAATTTTAAAAGCCTCGTTGGGTATCACAACTCGGTTACggagcagagctgccttccCGCCTCCGGAGCTCACCAAAGACAATCAG ATGCTGTTTTGACATTGCCCCCTTTGGAGCTGGGAGTTGGGATTTCCCAACACTAA
- the TASOR gene encoding protein TASOR isoform X5 — MTDAVIPSGGEMEREQHQRTEKTSAGVLGVGSNRAAAAEDTTQNGGRSESSSAGEALLVASAAAEDKVPTNLSITGSSQRRSSISTAHEQQQPPSGVLGGPPPLPKPPEDHQPVRRNFQIPRKSREKKALFQPVAPGSREFEDILKILHSSYLDASSVSNFRYKRASLVHSELLEKEFTEKRRELKCDGRLEKELSESYAFLMVDRCQIQSICEKGLQVGHSRISILGSPSMGVYISKYADLLQPNPLETGAAGDVIVFKIIKGKMKSIYDHIDMKAMESTVKSVLDPTPNHECHISKNAHKITSLLSYRAYERTQYYFYEYDFGEIRRRPRHVCPHAVVSFTYKGDMVQGPKFSSSSSGQNFLLKPSPSVCLLLRPNTFNTDRRTEKSAVTVWRGQLWNKGKLVCHVSLKSATCSFPPCKLPEKLEVEKVVSIDELKKKISPALFFKETYQVGKEVLKDGLYCSLYEVVEKSRSGSHLEGLLQKLEKEKLVLVKPLLDRGFLFLLSPWQMMSPYDHQAGWSRVFHALFLFPEPRGVISSAAQRSVPFGNSAPVVSHEKKEIIPESTRFISSLHFALIQARKEATAPFDLVVVVEKYVNEYLKKLFRGALKGREFKLREYSTRLDDKRYVYPAPRYKAHIDEYLQNYIFRCGTYPLPLSRAKELIERNLRPQQFSPISDYEATEDYSDFAKAKCVKRIHAKYEATAAKQKLLPSGDYDTERLKELINLIQCRKKNVGGDSDSEDPRIRSGLKRKLEKESESLHKYLKRSESSENICQYDGGRTSDSLHSVFSTNSGLGGHDADFRQQDGSDSAAADTHGLLKILLETLSTGGHLDSSLAQSVNQVLALSADEMEEDMRQNYEYESIPAQDHELPNTAQADSVNFKDPESLVILEPDVPCLPYPVSADLRLPDNEVGFEDMLQLQEASIGSLSTFEDCSPSAPIEHVHGSQHPNSDNTGEVGMHWKLIPITDTQKGTAEDGHYTGQVEKPEDEYGLADHPFSAKHSISAVIETTLLEEYNLFARKIQEILQQKNIAYVSGMPTPVFSARERIMRLSEYICLKASDVSVQEYIETLNEKLHSVILASSCIKDTQPVYSSPEPSEVGSNTAANPVPDTLSVCRDADTALLPEPLGSTLLEDLHSSEQPSSSLPLVKEKMDHVNTKPEDQTSSSGDLVEPPEKTQKSPENLNISAQPAFSNIISQIKPEVFTSLVKIMKDVRKNTVKFYIHEEEESVLCREIKDYLIKLGNTECHPEQFLKRRADLDKLLIIIQNEDIANLIHKIPCLVTLKRLSCVSFAGVDSLDDVKNHTYNELFVSGGFVVSDESVLNPESITTDKLKQFLEFLEALNTPDGKWQWKVHCKIQKKLKELARMNANALSLLTLLNTYQKKHLVEILSYHNCDSQTRIAPDLDCLIRLQAQNIQQRHVVFLTEKNLKTFSSYVDNGIVVAAVDDFMENFKSLVGYHNSVTEQSCLPASGAHQRQSVLVEKDEKDEEDMSLDSGDEISQIEICSDASKYDTHVEALQTEAKGPHGVDAKESCLSVTELSPEAQTGLVEKTSKSDLEEKQPLTPGSTTCSAEGEKHNSVEQTPFSNFPVYSRQLNMSHQFSHLNVLTHQTFLGTTYPISSANQNQEGSNYFLSAYSQSMDTEKSSSPGGWDSSCDSSRPYSEQK; from the exons ATGACGGATGCCGTGATCCCCAGTGGTGGCGAGATGGAGCGGGAGCAGCATCAGCGGACGGAGAAGACCAGCGCGGGCGTCCTCGGAGTGGGGAGTAACAGAGCGGCAGCCGCTGAGGACACTACACAAAATGGCGGACGCTCTGAGAGCAGTAGCGCTGGGGAGGCGCTGCTGgtggcttctgctgctgcagaggacaAGGTCCCCACAAACCTCAGCATCACTGGCAGCAGCCAGCGCAGGAGCAGCATCTCGACGGCACATGAACAGCAGCAGCCGCCCAGCGGTGTGCTCGGGGGGCCGCCCCCTCTCCCTAAGCCCCCAGAAGACCACCAGCCTGTTAGGAGGAACTTTCAGATCcccaggaagagcagagaaaagaaag CACTCTTTCAGCCAGTAGCTCCAGGTTCTCGAGAATTTGAGGATATTTTGAAGATTCTGCATTCATCTTACTTGGATGCAAGTTCAGTGTCCAATTTTCGTTACAAGAGAGCCAGCTTAGTTCATAGTGAACTGTTGGAAAAGGAA TTCACAGAAAAACGCAGGGAGCTGAAATGTGATGGTCGCCTGGAAAAGGAGCTTTCTGAGAGCTACGCCTTCCTCATGGTGGATCGGTGTCAG ATCCAAAGCATATGTGAAAAGGGGCTGCAGGTTGGCCACTCCAGAATATCAATCCTCGGCAGCCCTTCCATGG GTGTATATATCTCCAAGTATGCTGATTTATTGCAGCCTAATCCTCTAGaaacaggagcagctggagatgtgattgtttttaaaataataaag ggaaaaatgaaaagcatctATGACCACATTGATATGAAAGCAATGGAATCAACTGTAAAGAGTGTGTTGGATCCAACCCCAAATCACGAGTGTCACATTTCAAAGAATGCACATAAAATAACCTCCTTGTTGTCTTATCGAGCCTATGAACGAACTCAG tactATTTTTATGAATATGACTTTGGTGAGATAAGGCGAAGACCAAGACATGTTTGTCCTCATGCTGTTGTTTCATTTACTTATAAAGGTGACATGGTGCAAGGACCAAAATTCTCGTCCTCATCAAG TGGCCagaattttctgttaaaacCCAGTCCTTCTGTCTGTCTTTTGCTTAGACCAAACACCTTCAACACAGATAGAAGAACAG AGAAATCTGCTGTTACAGTATGGAGGGGACAGCTTTGGAATAAGGGCAAACTTGTGTGCCATGTTTCCTTAAAATCAGCAACATGTTCCTTCCCTCCATGCAAGCT CCCTGAGAAGCTTGAGGTTGAAAAGGTTGTCAGCATTGatgagctgaagaaaaaaatttcaccAGCGTTGTTCTTTAAAGAAACTTACCAAGTaggaaaagaag TGTTGAAGGACGGCCTGTACTGTAGCCTGTATGAAGTTGTGGAGAAGTCCCGTTCTGGGAGTCACTTGGAGGGTTTACTTCAAAAACTAGAGAAAGAGAAACTT GTTCTTGTGAAACCACTTCTGGACagaggatttctttttctcctttctccttggCAAATGATGTCCCCTTATG ACCACCAAGCTGGATGGTCCCGTGTGTTTCAtgcattatttctgtttccagagCCTAGAGGTGTAATTAGCTCAG cagcacaaagaagTGTTCCATTTGGAAATTCAGCTCCCGTGGTTTCgcatgaaaaaaaggaaatcattCCAGAATCCACAAGGTTTATTTCATCTCTACATTTTGCTTTAATCCAGGCTCGTAAAGAGGCTACTGCACCCTTTGatcttgttgttgttgttgaaaaGTATGTAAATGAGTATTTGAAAAAGCTCTTTCGTGGCGCTCTGAAGGGTAGAGAATTTAAATTACGTGAGTATTCGACGCGGTTGGATGACAAAAGATACGTTTATCCTGCTCCAAGATATAAAGCTCATATTGATGAATACTTGCAAAACTATATCTTCCGTTGTGGGACGTATCCGCTGCCTCTTTCTAGAGCTAAAGAACTGATTGAGAGGAATTTGAGACCTCAGCAGTTCAGTCCCATCTCAGACTATGAAGCCACAGAAGACTACTCGGATTTTGCCAAGGCAAAATGCGTGAAAAGAATCCATGCAAAATATGAAGCCACTGCTGCCAAGCAGAAGCTGCTTCCTTCTGGAGATTATGATACTGAAAGACTCAAAGAACTTATTAACTTAATCcagtgtaggaaaaaaaatgtaggtgGAGATTCTGATTCTGAAGACCCCAGAATTAGAAGTGGtctgaaaagaaagctggaaaaagagtctgaaagttTGCACAAATACTTAAAAAGGAGTGAATCTTCAGAGAATATTTGTCAGTATGATG GGGGCAGAACCTCGGATTCACTACACTCTGTTTTCTCAACTAATTCTGGTCTGGGTGGACACGATGCTGACTTCAGGCAGCAAGATGGATCcgattctgctgctgctgacacacATGGCCTCCTTAAAATACTTTTGGAAACACTATCTACTGGAGGACACTTGGATTCCTCATTGGCACAGTCTGTAAATCAAGTTTTAGCATTAAGCGCTGATGAAATGGAAGAGGATATGAGACAAAATTATGAATATGAATCCATTCCAGCTCAGGATCATGAGCTTCCTAATACTGCTCAGGCTGACAGTGTTAACTTCAAGGACCCTGAAAGCCTAGTGATTCTGGAACCTGATGTGCCATGTCTGCCCTACCCTGTCAGTGCTGATCTACGGCTTCCAGATAACGAAGTAGGCTTTGAAGACATGCTACAGTTACAA GAAGCAAGCATTGGAAGCCTAAGTACCTTTGAAGACTGCAGTCCTAGTGCACCTATAGAACATGTGCATGGCAGTCAACATCCCAACTCAGATAATACAGGAGAAGTTGGAATGCACTGGAAACTTATTCCAATTACAG ACACACAAAAGGGGACAGCAGAAGATGGACATTATACAGGACAAGTGGAGAAACCTGAAGATGAGTATGGGCTAGCGGACCACCCTTTTTCAGCTAAGCATTCCATTAGTGCAGTAATAGAAACGACCCTGTTAGAAGAATATAATCTCTTTGCACGAAAGATTCAAGAAATTTTGCAGCAGAAGAACATTGCTTACGTTAGTGGGATGCCCACACCAGTCTTCTCTGCCCGAGAGAGGATAATGAGACTTTCAGAATACATATGTTTAAAGGCATCAGACGTGTCTGTCCAAGAATATATAGAGACACTGAATGAAAAGTTGCACAGTGTCATTTTGGCTTCTTCCTGCATTAAGGACACTCAACCCGTTTATTCTAGTCCTGAACCATCGGAAGTTGGGAGCAACACGGCAGCCAACCCTGTGCCCGACACACTGTCTGTGTGCAGGGACGCTGACACAGCGCTGTTACCAGAGCCACTGGGCAGTACCCTGCTGGAAGATCTGCACTCCAGTGAGCAGCCTTCATCAAGCTTGCCCCTagtgaaggagaaaatggaTCATGTGAACACTAAACCAGAGGATCAGACCTCTTCTAGTGGGGATCTGGTGGAGCCACCAGAGAAGACACAGAAATCCCCCGAGAACCTAAACATTTCAGCTCAACCAGCTTTTTCTAATATTATAAGCCAGATAAAACCTGAAGTATTTACCAGCTTGGTCAAAATTATGAAAGATGTACGGAAAAATACTGTCAAATTTTATATtcatgaagaggaagaaagcgTTCTTTGCAGAGAAATCAAG GATTATCTTATAAAGTTGGGTAATACAGAGTGCCATCCAGAGCAGTTCCTTAAGAGAAGAGCTGATTTAGATAAACTGTTGATCATCATCCAAAACGAAGACATCGCCAACCTCATCCATAAG atcCCATGCCTAGTAACTTTGAAGAGGCTCTCCTGTGTCAGCTTTGCGGGGGTTGATAGTTTGGATGACGTGAAAAATCACACTTACAATGAACTGTTTGTGTctggtggttttgttgtgtCGGATGAATCTGTCCTTAATCCAGAGTCCATCACTACAG ATAAACTAAAGCAATTCTTAGAGTTTCTGGAGGCTCTCAATACCCCAGATGGGAAATGGCAGTGGAAAGTCCactgcaaaatacaaaaaaaactgaaagagcTGGCGAG GATGAATGCCAATGCCCTGAGTCTGCTCACACTTCTGAACACCTATCAAAAGAAGCACTTGGTTGAGATTCTGTCTTACCATAACTGTGATTCTCAAACTCGAATTGCTCCAGACCTAGACTGTCTCATCAGGCTTCAGGCTCAAAACATACAACAGAGACATGTTGTCTTCTTAACAG AAAAGAACCTCAAAACATTCTCGAGTTATGTTGATAATGGCATAGTGGTTGCTGCTGTTGATGACTTTATGGAGAATTTTAAAAGCCTCGTTGGGTATCACAACTCGGTTACggagcagagctgccttccCGCCTCCGGAGCTCACCAAAGACAATCAG ttcTTGTAGAAAAGGATGAGAAGGATGAGGAGGACATGTCTCTGGATTCAGGGGATGAAATATCACAAATAGAAATCTGCAGTGATGCCTCTAAGTATGATACTCATGTGGAAGCTTTGCAGACAGAGGCCAAGGGCCCACATGGAGTAGATGCTAAAGAAAGCTGCTTATCAGTTACAGAGTTATCTCCCGAAGCACAAACTGGCCTGgtggaaaagacttctaaaaGTGACTTGGAAGAGAAACAGCCACTTACTCCAGGTTCTACAACATGCTCtgctgagggagaaaaacacaATTCAGTTGAACAAACTCCTTTCAGTAACTTCCCGGTTTATAGCAGACAATTAAACATGTCCCATCAATTCAGCCACTTAAATGTACTCACTCATCAGACTTTTCTGGGAACAACATATCCAATTTCTTCTGCAAATCAAAACCAAGAAGGGagcaattattttctctctgcctaCAGTCAGAGCATGGATACAGAAAAGTCCTCATCACCTGgtggctgggacagcagctgtgATTCTTCCAGGCCAtattcagaacagaaataa